Proteins from a single region of Deltaproteobacteria bacterium:
- a CDS encoding polymer-forming cytoskeletal protein produces the protein MKKNKQVVTFLGKDTEFEGRLNFNGSIRIDGHFKGEIHSDGNLIVGEEGMIEADMHVGFLVIRGEVHGNIIADQRVDIRAPGKVFGNVQAPTVVIDEGVIFEGQTRMYQARAVQADSSDVVDSAQYAGGPPQNLTAIYGVISEEGTGKPIRNAEVRVKGDEKKETQSNASGYYELIHLRDGKWKVKVKAKGYRKVESVIEISGGGAHKQDFALQPKKGRKEPPREIPT, from the coding sequence ATGAAAAAGAACAAACAGGTGGTCACCTTTCTTGGAAAGGACACGGAATTTGAAGGAAGGCTGAACTTCAACGGAAGCATTCGCATTGACGGTCATTTCAAGGGCGAAATCCACTCCGACGGAAACCTTATCGTGGGGGAAGAAGGGATGATCGAGGCCGATATGCACGTCGGATTCCTCGTGATCCGGGGGGAGGTCCATGGAAACATAATCGCCGATCAGCGCGTCGATATCCGGGCACCGGGTAAGGTTTTCGGAAACGTGCAGGCCCCTACAGTCGTGATCGACGAGGGTGTCATTTTCGAGGGTCAGACCCGGATGTATCAGGCGAGGGCAGTGCAGGCCGACTCATCGGATGTGGTGGATTCGGCCCAGTACGCCGGCGGTCCGCCCCAAAACCTGACGGCGATCTATGGGGTGATCAGCGAAGAGGGGACCGGGAAACCCATACGAAATGCCGAGGTGCGCGTAAAGGGTGACGAGAAAAAGGAGACCCAGTCGAATGCCTCGGGCTATTACGAGCTGATCCACCTCAGGGACGGGAAGTGGAAAGTCAAAGTCAAGGCCAAGGGTTATCGAAAGGTGGAATCGGTGATCGAGATATCCGGCGGCGGCGCCCATAAGCAGGACTTCGCCCTTCAACCCAAAAAGGGCCGTAAAGAGCCTCCCCGGGAAATCCCGACGTAA
- the trxA gene encoding thioredoxin produces the protein MGNVMEVTDETFEAEIEKSEIPAMVDFWADWCGPCKMIGPVVEELAAEYQGKIKIAKMNVDNNRETPAKFGIRSIPTLILFKGGEVAQTIIGAQPKSYIEEEIKKVL, from the coding sequence ATGGGAAACGTAATGGAAGTCACTGACGAAACCTTTGAGGCGGAAATCGAGAAGTCGGAGATTCCCGCCATGGTGGATTTTTGGGCCGATTGGTGTGGGCCTTGCAAAATGATCGGCCCTGTGGTGGAGGAACTCGCTGCCGAATACCAGGGAAAAATCAAGATCGCCAAGATGAATGTGGACAACAACCGCGAAACCCCGGCAAAGTTCGGTATACGAAGCATTCCCACCCTCATCCTGTTCAAGGGAGGGGAAGTCGCCCAGACCATCATCGGGGCTCAACCCAAAAGTTATATCGAGGAAGAGATCAAGAAGGTCCTGTAG
- the larE gene encoding ATP-dependent sacrificial sulfur transferase LarE — translation MNEGITAFEKKKVLIERLRSFDSLLVAFSGGTDSSFLLAAAQEALGDRVMAVTACSPVHPRRELDEALAFLDERGIPYTLLESGEMRLPEFLANGPDRCYWCKRDLFRKILSLAREKGISKVAHGANLDDMEDYRPGNRATMELGILAPLLEARLGKEEIRFLSREMGLSTWDRPAGACLATRIPYGRPITMDDLRMVEEAEEFLAGKGFRQFRVRHHGAVARIELEEKDIPEMLSGSLRQETARRLLEIGFLHVALDLGGYRQGALNRALDGKKD, via the coding sequence ATGAATGAAGGAATCACTGCTTTCGAGAAAAAAAAGGTTTTGATCGAGCGCCTCCGGTCATTCGATTCTCTTTTGGTCGCCTTTTCGGGGGGGACGGACAGTTCTTTTCTTCTGGCGGCGGCCCAGGAGGCCCTGGGAGATAGGGTCATGGCTGTGACGGCCTGCTCGCCTGTTCACCCACGCCGGGAGTTGGATGAAGCCCTCGCCTTTCTTGATGAGAGGGGTATTCCCTATACCTTGCTGGAATCCGGGGAAATGCGGCTCCCCGAATTTTTGGCCAACGGGCCCGACAGGTGTTACTGGTGTAAGAGGGATCTCTTCCGAAAGATCCTTTCACTGGCCCGCGAGAAGGGGATATCGAAGGTGGCCCATGGCGCCAATCTCGATGACATGGAAGACTACCGGCCCGGAAACCGTGCGACAATGGAGCTGGGAATCCTTGCGCCTCTCTTGGAAGCTCGGCTTGGAAAGGAAGAAATTCGGTTTCTCAGTAGAGAAATGGGACTTTCAACCTGGGACAGGCCTGCTGGAGCCTGCCTGGCCACCAGGATCCCGTACGGCCGCCCCATTACAATGGATGACCTCCGAATGGTTGAAGAGGCAGAGGAATTTCTGGCGGGGAAAGGTTTCCGGCAGTTCCGGGTCAGGCACCACGGGGCCGTGGCAAGGATAGAACTGGAGGAGAAGGATATCCCCGAGATGCTCTCCGGGAGCCTTCGACAGGAAACGGCACGAAGGCTCCTGGAGATCGGCTTTCTGCATGTCGCTCTTGACCTCGGGGGGTATAGGCAGGGAGCCCTCAATCGCGCCCTTGACGGGAAGAAGGACTGA
- a CDS encoding HU family DNA-binding protein: MNKGDLVNEVAKVVSTKKEAQAAVDTVFASITKALKKKDTVTLVGFGTFKVEKRKARKGRNPQTGEEIKIKAKKVPKFTPGKALKDAVK; encoded by the coding sequence ATGAATAAGGGAGATCTGGTCAACGAAGTCGCCAAGGTCGTGAGCACCAAGAAGGAAGCCCAGGCCGCGGTGGATACCGTGTTCGCAAGCATCACCAAGGCCCTCAAGAAGAAAGACACGGTTACACTGGTGGGTTTCGGTACGTTCAAGGTGGAAAAGAGGAAGGCCAGAAAGGGAAGGAATCCCCAGACAGGAGAAGAGATCAAGATCAAAGCCAAAAAGGTTCCCAAATTCACCCCAGGAAAGGCCCTGAAGGACGCCGTCAAGTAG
- the radA gene encoding DNA repair protein RadA: MVKSKKILFVCQNCAYQSPKWMGRCPDCGEWNSLVEESLGSGREREPLREMGDPRPINAVPLDPELRIRTGIQEFDRTLGGGLVPGSLVLIGGDPGIGKSTLVLQAAYRFATQGLKALYLSGEESPQQIKLRAERLSVHSDDLYVLTGTCLEDLFERMERMPPDLLVVDSIQTLYTDLLSSAPGSVGQVREVASRLLAWAKKTGTPTFLVGHVTKDGAIAGPKVLEHLVDTVLYFEGDGTHAFRILRAVKNRYGSTNEIGVFEMKDTGLEEVGNPSRIFLEERPEGASGSVVIPCIEGTRPVLLEIQALVGPSPLGMPRRTAIGVDHNRISLLVAVLGKRLGIEMGDQDIFVNVAGGLKVDEPAADLGIISALISSFINKPVAENTVLFGEVGLAGEIRAVSRPHMRINEARKMGFTRCILSTTNQHESSREEGMELLGLDSINGLMEVLF, translated from the coding sequence ATGGTGAAGTCGAAAAAAATTCTTTTCGTATGTCAGAACTGTGCCTACCAATCCCCCAAGTGGATGGGACGCTGCCCCGACTGCGGCGAGTGGAACTCCCTTGTAGAGGAGTCCTTGGGGTCCGGAAGGGAAAGGGAGCCATTGCGGGAAATGGGGGATCCCCGTCCCATCAATGCTGTTCCCCTCGACCCGGAGCTCAGGATCAGGACCGGCATTCAGGAATTCGACCGTACCCTGGGCGGGGGCCTTGTTCCCGGATCCCTCGTGTTGATCGGGGGCGATCCGGGCATCGGGAAATCGACCCTGGTGCTCCAGGCCGCCTATAGATTCGCCACCCAGGGGCTGAAGGCCCTCTACCTTTCGGGCGAAGAATCCCCCCAGCAAATCAAACTCCGGGCAGAACGCCTCTCCGTCCATTCAGACGATCTTTACGTGCTCACCGGGACCTGCCTGGAGGACCTCTTCGAGCGAATGGAGCGGATGCCCCCCGACCTGCTGGTGGTGGACTCCATCCAGACCCTTTACACGGATCTGCTCTCCTCGGCTCCCGGGAGCGTGGGCCAGGTCAGGGAGGTCGCTTCCCGGCTCCTGGCCTGGGCGAAGAAAACGGGCACACCAACCTTCCTGGTCGGCCATGTTACCAAAGACGGGGCCATCGCAGGACCCAAGGTGCTGGAGCATTTGGTGGACACGGTTCTGTATTTCGAGGGAGACGGGACCCATGCCTTCCGGATCCTTCGGGCCGTAAAGAACCGCTACGGATCCACCAATGAGATCGGTGTATTTGAAATGAAGGACACGGGGTTGGAGGAGGTGGGCAATCCCTCCCGCATCTTTTTGGAGGAGAGGCCGGAGGGGGCGTCCGGGTCCGTGGTCATCCCTTGCATAGAAGGAACCCGGCCGGTCCTGCTGGAAATCCAGGCTTTGGTAGGCCCCAGTCCCCTGGGTATGCCCAGGCGCACGGCGATCGGCGTGGACCACAACCGGATATCGCTTCTGGTGGCCGTTCTCGGGAAGAGGCTGGGCATTGAGATGGGGGACCAGGACATCTTCGTGAACGTCGCCGGAGGACTGAAGGTGGATGAGCCCGCGGCGGACCTGGGAATCATTTCCGCCCTGATATCAAGCTTTATTAATAAGCCGGTGGCGGAAAACACGGTTCTTTTCGGAGAAGTCGGTTTGGCTGGCGAGATCCGGGCCGTGAGTCGGCCCCATATGCGCATCAACGAGGCGAGAAAAATGGGGTTTACCCGGTGTATTCTTTCCACTACCAACCAGCATGAATCAAGCAGGGAGGAAGGGATGGAACTCCTGGGGCTGGATTCAATCAACGGCCTCATGGAGGTCCTGTTTTGA
- the trxB gene encoding thioredoxin-disulfide reductase, which translates to MHDVIIIGGGPAGLTAGLYNARARLDVLLLEKLSPGGQVLTTDWVENYPGFPEGVSGFELMDRMRRQAENFGLVIKNKEVLGLEFHGARKVVRTSDEHLEAKALILACGATPRKLGIEGEDLLVGKGVSYCATCDGAFFRDQEVAVIGGGDTAVEEALFLTRFASKVTLIHRRDALRATRVLQERAMAEEKIEFLWDTVPVKILGNTAVEGIELRNVKTGETSEKQVKGIFVFIGTNPNTELVKGLLELDENGFIVTDNKMESSVPGVFAAGDVRSKLLRQISTAVGEGAAASFSAERYLEGLGSG; encoded by the coding sequence ATGCACGATGTAATCATCATAGGCGGAGGGCCTGCAGGGTTGACTGCGGGCCTTTACAATGCCCGGGCGAGACTGGATGTCCTGCTTCTTGAAAAGTTGAGTCCAGGAGGCCAGGTACTTACGACCGATTGGGTGGAAAACTACCCCGGTTTCCCTGAAGGCGTCTCCGGATTTGAACTCATGGACAGGATGAGACGCCAGGCCGAAAACTTCGGTCTCGTGATAAAAAACAAGGAAGTACTGGGCCTTGAATTCCACGGGGCCCGGAAAGTGGTCCGAACCTCTGATGAACATCTTGAAGCCAAGGCCCTGATTCTCGCATGCGGGGCGACCCCCAGGAAACTGGGGATCGAGGGAGAGGACCTCCTTGTAGGCAAGGGGGTCTCTTACTGTGCGACCTGTGACGGAGCCTTCTTCCGGGACCAGGAGGTTGCGGTGATCGGTGGAGGGGATACTGCCGTGGAGGAAGCCCTCTTCCTGACACGTTTTGCAAGTAAGGTCACCCTGATTCACCGAAGGGACGCCCTGCGGGCCACAAGGGTATTGCAGGAAAGGGCCATGGCGGAGGAGAAGATTGAATTCCTGTGGGATACAGTGCCTGTGAAGATCCTCGGGAATACCGCCGTGGAAGGGATTGAACTAAGAAATGTCAAGACCGGCGAGACTTCAGAAAAGCAGGTCAAAGGGATCTTTGTCTTCATCGGAACGAATCCCAACACCGAGCTGGTGAAAGGCCTTCTCGAACTGGATGAGAACGGATTCATCGTCACCGACAACAAGATGGAAAGCTCCGTTCCGGGCGTTTTTGCAGCCGGGGACGTTCGCTCCAAGCTTCTTCGCCAAATTTCCACCGCGGTGGGAGAAGGAGCGGCGGCCTCCTTTTCGGCCGAACGGTACCTGGAAGGTCTTGGTTCAGGGTAG
- a CDS encoding KamA family radical SAM protein gives MERAKGGRAPRRTRRPGRSRETWREILARSITSPDELPAHLATGDLSEVTARYPMRINPYYLGLIKEKGDGLYEQAVPDLREIRDTRGFEDPLGEEDLSPVPGLTHRYPDRVLFLVSAQCAMYCRFCNRKRKVGRPSMVSKETIREGLSYIRSTKAVRDVLLSGGDPLLLRDEELLDILKALREIPHVEILRIGTRVPCTLPQRVTSRLVRILKAFHPLYINTHFNHPAEVTPEAAEACRRLADAGIPLGCQTVLLRGVNDDPGIMKALMQNLLRIRVRPYYLFQADLARGTAHFWTPLDRGLGIIEALQGHTSGMCIPHFVLDLPGGKGKIPLLPRYILGEDSGVLLVKNYLGQCIRYSTPG, from the coding sequence ATTGAGCGGGCAAAGGGCGGTAGAGCCCCCCGAAGAACCCGGAGACCCGGGAGATCACGAGAAACGTGGCGGGAGATCCTCGCGCGAAGTATCACGAGTCCCGACGAACTCCCGGCCCACCTGGCCACCGGCGACCTTTCGGAGGTCACGGCCCGCTACCCCATGCGTATCAATCCTTACTACCTTGGGTTGATCAAGGAGAAGGGAGACGGGCTCTATGAGCAGGCCGTTCCCGATCTCCGGGAAATCCGTGATACCAGGGGATTCGAGGATCCCCTGGGGGAAGAGGACCTCTCTCCGGTACCGGGGCTTACCCACAGGTATCCCGATCGGGTCCTCTTCCTCGTGTCCGCCCAATGCGCCATGTACTGCCGGTTTTGCAACCGGAAAAGAAAGGTCGGTCGACCTTCCATGGTGAGTAAGGAGACGATAAGGGAGGGACTTTCCTATATCCGGAGCACGAAGGCCGTTCGAGACGTCCTCCTGTCGGGCGGAGATCCCCTGCTGCTCAGGGACGAGGAACTTCTTGATATTTTGAAGGCGCTTCGAGAGATCCCCCACGTGGAGATCCTGAGAATCGGCACCCGCGTCCCCTGCACACTCCCGCAGCGGGTGACTTCGCGGCTCGTGCGTATTCTCAAGGCCTTCCATCCCCTATACATCAACACCCATTTCAACCATCCCGCCGAGGTCACTCCGGAGGCCGCTGAGGCCTGCCGGAGACTGGCGGATGCCGGCATACCTCTGGGTTGCCAGACGGTCCTTTTGCGGGGTGTGAACGATGATCCGGGCATCATGAAGGCCCTGATGCAAAACCTTTTGAGGATCCGCGTAAGACCTTACTACCTTTTTCAGGCGGACCTTGCGAGGGGCACCGCCCATTTCTGGACTCCCCTGGATCGGGGCCTTGGGATCATTGAGGCCTTGCAGGGGCATACTTCCGGCATGTGCATCCCCCACTTCGTCCTGGATCTCCCGGGCGGCAAAGGGAAGATTCCTCTTCTTCCCCGCTATATCCTGGGGGAAGATTCCGGCGTCCTTCTTGTTAAGAATTACCTGGGACAGTGCATCCGGTATTCTACTCCCGGGTGA
- a CDS encoding nitroreductase — protein sequence MDLFQAIMERRSTRAFLEKPVEREVLESLLTYAIQAPSAINIQPWELTVVSGEEKKRLSRLLIKRMRERNISCAPGAKRPLPEYFVDRQRGLLESMRPYLPEELPFQEFVNEGSCNFYGAPTAIIVSIDQVFSSARLTDIGILVGYLVLAAHGLGLGTCPIGLITAFGDDIKEELNLSEDKQVVIGIAVGYRDPEGPINKSRSERVPLKEVVTWRE from the coding sequence ATGGATTTATTTCAGGCTATCATGGAGAGGAGAAGCACCAGGGCCTTTCTGGAAAAACCCGTGGAAAGAGAAGTCCTTGAATCCCTTTTGACATACGCCATCCAGGCTCCCTCCGCCATCAACATCCAGCCGTGGGAATTGACCGTCGTATCCGGAGAAGAGAAGAAGAGGCTGAGCAGGCTGCTGATAAAGAGGATGCGCGAGAGGAACATTTCCTGCGCTCCCGGGGCCAAAAGACCTTTGCCCGAGTACTTCGTGGACCGCCAGAGGGGCCTGCTGGAGAGCATGCGTCCTTACCTTCCCGAAGAACTGCCATTCCAGGAGTTCGTCAACGAGGGAAGCTGCAATTTTTACGGGGCCCCGACCGCCATCATCGTCTCCATTGACCAGGTATTCTCGAGTGCCCGGCTGACAGACATCGGAATCCTCGTGGGGTATCTCGTCCTGGCCGCCCACGGGCTCGGCCTGGGGACTTGCCCCATCGGCCTGATCACGGCCTTCGGCGATGACATCAAGGAGGAATTGAACCTCTCGGAAGACAAGCAGGTTGTAATAGGTATCGCCGTCGGATACCGGGATCCGGAAGGGCCGATCAACAAGTCCAGGTCCGAAAGGGTCCCTCTCAAGGAAGTGGTGACCTGGCGGGAATAG
- a CDS encoding outer membrane protein assembly factor BamD, which produces MPTSWKVLKLLVLSLASVFLLGGCSMIDDYLFGGGEEMNPAELMARGMEKMDKGQYKAAVESFQMIKDRYPYSKYAVLAELRMADALYRTEEYDAAFEAYDEFEKLHPKHKHIPYVIYQKGMCHFRQMRSNDREQSHTLRAKEEFERLIRRFPRDDYAHLARKNIRKCLIFLAEYELNVGHFYFKMGKYKAALARYDYIIKNYPDMGQYSEALEYISRCKQKLAEGEKKKEKKG; this is translated from the coding sequence ATGCCCACATCATGGAAGGTTTTGAAGCTATTGGTTTTAAGTCTTGCTTCGGTTTTCCTCCTCGGAGGATGCTCGATGATCGACGATTATCTCTTCGGGGGGGGGGAAGAAATGAATCCCGCCGAACTCATGGCCCGGGGCATGGAAAAGATGGACAAGGGCCAATACAAAGCGGCCGTAGAGTCCTTTCAAATGATCAAGGACCGATACCCTTACAGCAAATACGCCGTCCTGGCGGAGCTGAGGATGGCCGACGCCCTTTACCGGACGGAAGAATACGATGCCGCCTTTGAGGCCTACGATGAATTCGAAAAACTCCATCCCAAGCACAAGCATATCCCTTACGTCATTTACCAAAAGGGCATGTGCCACTTCAGGCAGATGCGGAGCAACGACAGGGAGCAGTCTCACACCCTCCGGGCAAAGGAGGAATTCGAGCGCCTGATCCGGCGTTTCCCCAGGGATGACTATGCACACCTGGCCCGAAAAAATATACGAAAGTGCCTGATTTTCCTTGCTGAATACGAACTCAACGTGGGCCATTTCTACTTCAAGATGGGAAAATACAAGGCGGCCCTGGCCAGATACGATTATATCATTAAAAATTACCCCGACATGGGACAATACAGCGAGGCCCTGGAATACATCAGCCGATGCAAACAGAAGCTTGCGGAAGGAGAAAAGAAGAAAGAAAAAAAGGGGTGA
- a CDS encoding 4Fe-4S binding protein, which yields MAQKDTYERLAERLSLLGMGFPKEETLLDILRENFSPLEAEAALALPTRTTPLNPVELEEIEKASSIPREELKEILEGLVRKGLLYAGKTGSGERGYALHQVGYGFPQTFFWKGEESPHARKMAKLTVKYFNRRVVREGYTADPKPYRYVPVREAIQGWGRAAVYPHHAMESVIDQADVLAVGHCPCRIIYRLNGRTCTHPTEVCIKFNDLARYVIDRGLAREITREEAWEIIRLAEEAGLVHFVDNTEKNIQHNCNCCGCACWNVGNIRRRKIPRDVLMATYFLRETLEEECTGCGLCAEICPVDAIRMEEESPVVDTEWCIGCGVCVTKCPTGAARIELRADRSGELPAKTFQGLHEKILKAKGLA from the coding sequence ATGGCGCAAAAGGATACCTATGAAAGACTGGCTGAACGTCTGTCCCTGTTGGGGATGGGATTTCCGAAGGAAGAAACGCTTCTGGATATTCTTCGAGAGAATTTCTCTCCCCTGGAGGCCGAGGCGGCCCTTGCCCTTCCCACCCGCACCACGCCCCTGAACCCCGTGGAACTTGAAGAGATCGAAAAAGCCTCCTCTATTCCAAGAGAAGAATTGAAGGAGATCTTAGAGGGCCTTGTCAGGAAAGGCCTGCTTTATGCCGGAAAAACCGGATCGGGAGAAAGGGGCTATGCTCTCCATCAGGTGGGCTATGGTTTTCCTCAGACCTTTTTCTGGAAGGGAGAGGAGAGCCCCCATGCCCGGAAGATGGCGAAATTGACCGTGAAGTACTTCAACCGCAGGGTCGTGCGGGAGGGCTACACCGCGGATCCCAAACCCTACCGATATGTTCCCGTAAGGGAGGCGATACAAGGCTGGGGCCGGGCGGCGGTCTACCCCCACCACGCCATGGAAAGCGTGATCGACCAGGCGGACGTCCTTGCTGTGGGCCACTGCCCCTGCAGGATCATTTACCGGCTGAACGGAAGGACCTGCACCCATCCGACCGAGGTCTGCATCAAGTTCAACGATCTGGCCCGCTATGTAATCGACCGGGGGCTTGCCCGAGAAATCACCCGGGAAGAGGCCTGGGAGATCATCCGGTTAGCGGAGGAAGCCGGACTGGTTCATTTCGTAGACAATACCGAGAAGAACATACAGCACAACTGTAACTGCTGCGGATGCGCCTGCTGGAATGTCGGGAATATCCGAAGAAGAAAAATTCCCCGGGATGTGCTCATGGCCACATACTTCCTCCGGGAAACCCTGGAGGAGGAATGCACGGGCTGCGGTCTGTGTGCCGAGATATGCCCGGTGGATGCCATTCGAATGGAGGAAGAAAGCCCCGTCGTGGATACCGAATGGTGTATCGGATGCGGGGTATGCGTTACCAAATGCCCGACCGGGGCCGCAAGGATCGAGCTGCGAGCGGACCGCAGCGGTGAACTTCCCGCAAAAACCTTCCAGGGGCTCCACGAAAAAATTCTGAAGGCAAAGGGCCTGGCCTGA
- a CDS encoding MBL fold metallo-hydrolase gives MLKVTCLGGAGTVTGSCYLVESSRGKKILVDCGLFQGGREMEDRNREPWAFDPGAVNTLFLTHAHIDHSGKIPKLVKDGFKGRIITSSPTAELCTIMLLDAAHIQEMDAEWQTRKNRRQDRGGILPLYTTRDAENSLKYLAPVERDRILEVEPGIRARLRNAGHILGSSILELWVEEGGETLKVVFSGDIGKKNQLIVKDPHEIFDADYLFIESTYGDRLHRSFDESKEELLEAVQFSVSKGEKILIPAFAVERTQEILYILGESFREGRLPDIPIYLDSPLAIKATEIFRKNKKYYDDEARAIVDRGFDPFDLPHLHFTESTKESMAINETPGSAIVIAGSGMCNAGRIKHHLKHNLWREGASIVFVGFQAQGTTGRKIVDGAKQVRIFRENIRVKAKVFTIGGFSAHADQADILDWISHFESNPRVFVVHGEPRASETLAEKIRADLKLSVHVPRWKERLILKPREMAVEAPGVAEPAPDYGDLVLNAILDLERDLDILRREIKSGAAAPGEEELDYLRYLREEVQFILKEYR, from the coding sequence ATGCTAAAGGTGACCTGCCTCGGTGGTGCGGGGACCGTGACCGGATCCTGCTACCTGGTGGAAAGTTCCAGGGGAAAGAAGATACTGGTGGACTGCGGGCTCTTCCAGGGAGGGAGAGAGATGGAGGACCGGAACCGTGAGCCCTGGGCCTTTGATCCGGGTGCTGTAAACACCCTGTTCCTCACCCACGCCCACATCGATCACAGCGGAAAGATCCCCAAACTCGTAAAGGACGGCTTCAAGGGCCGGATCATCACCTCTTCTCCCACGGCGGAGCTCTGCACCATCATGCTCCTCGATGCGGCACACATCCAGGAGATGGACGCGGAATGGCAGACCCGAAAGAACAGACGGCAGGACAGGGGGGGTATTCTCCCCCTTTATACGACTCGGGATGCCGAAAACAGCCTGAAGTACCTGGCTCCCGTGGAGCGCGACCGGATCCTGGAAGTGGAGCCGGGGATTAGGGCACGATTGAGAAACGCGGGACATATCCTGGGGTCTTCTATTCTGGAACTCTGGGTCGAGGAAGGGGGGGAGACCTTGAAGGTAGTCTTTTCCGGGGATATCGGAAAAAAGAATCAATTGATCGTAAAAGACCCCCATGAGATTTTTGACGCCGATTATTTGTTCATCGAATCCACTTACGGAGACCGCCTTCACCGTTCCTTCGATGAGAGCAAGGAAGAACTACTCGAAGCCGTTCAATTCAGCGTTTCTAAGGGAGAGAAGATCCTTATCCCCGCATTTGCCGTAGAGAGGACCCAGGAAATCCTGTATATCCTGGGCGAGTCTTTCAGGGAAGGGCGGCTGCCCGACATCCCGATCTACCTGGACAGCCCCCTGGCCATCAAGGCCACTGAGATTTTCCGTAAAAACAAGAAGTATTATGATGACGAGGCAAGGGCGATCGTGGACAGGGGATTTGATCCCTTTGATCTGCCCCATCTCCATTTCACTGAAAGCACAAAGGAGTCCATGGCGATCAACGAGACCCCGGGATCCGCCATCGTCATCGCGGGCAGCGGAATGTGCAACGCCGGCCGAATCAAACACCATCTCAAACACAACCTGTGGCGGGAAGGGGCAAGTATCGTTTTCGTGGGTTTCCAGGCCCAGGGAACAACGGGCAGGAAAATTGTGGACGGGGCCAAGCAGGTCCGTATTTTCAGAGAAAACATCCGGGTCAAGGCAAAGGTCTTCACCATCGGGGGCTTCTCGGCCCATGCAGACCAGGCGGACATCCTGGACTGGATCTCCCACTTCGAGAGCAATCCGCGGGTCTTTGTGGTCCACGGTGAACCCAGGGCCAGCGAGACCCTGGCGGAAAAAATCCGGGCGGACTTGAAACTCTCCGTTCACGTGCCGAGGTGGAAAGAGAGGCTGATCCTGAAGCCCAGGGAGATGGCCGTGGAGGCCCCGGGGGTGGCAGAACCCGCCCCTGACTACGGGGACCTTGTGTTGAACGCCATCCTGGACCTCGAAAGGGACCTGGATATCCTCAGAAGAGAGATCAAGTCCGGGGCGGCCGCGCCAGGCGAGGAGGAACTGGACTACCTCCGCTACTTGCGGGAAGAGGTTCAGTTTATACTGAAGGAATATCGTTAA